One segment of Coffea arabica cultivar ET-39 chromosome 7c, Coffea Arabica ET-39 HiFi, whole genome shotgun sequence DNA contains the following:
- the LOC113698369 gene encoding protein EXPRESSION OF TERPENOIDS 1 → MAGFFSLGGGGSSRGGSSSNQESSSHNNTTTNNQQHQPTEINPENWFLYRSDEYKGFEIWHPQPQHQYHQPHNQPEHHHFRHHNPALQDFYPSAGGGLDFGPSSSHRGGGGGLNISSDEPSRSAFVMMRSSGGGISCQDCGNQAKKDCAHMRCRTCCKSRGFQCSTHVKSTWVPAAKRRERQQQLASLQQQQQQQQEQAQENQNQQQQQLQLHHGHSHRGENSKRQRENRASSSLVCTRLPSNSSGFEVGHFPAEVSTSAVFRCVRVSSIDENEDQFAYQTAVNVGGHVFKGILYDQGLESQYMTTESSSGGGSGSTTGVQQLNLITGTAATATSTGTTTVSGGGGGGGGGGAAGSPFLDPSMYPAPLNSYMAGTQFFPPPRS, encoded by the exons ATGGCTGGCTTTTTTTCGCTAGGTGGTGGTGGAAGTAGTAGAGGAGGAAGCAGCAGCAACCAAGAAAGCAGCAGTCATAACAATACCACCACCAACAACCAACAGCATCAGCCCACCGAAATCAACCCGGAGAATTGGTTCCTCTACAGAAGTGATGAATACAAGGGCTTCGAGATATGGCATCCCCAACCGCAGCACCAATACCACCAGCCGCACAATCAGCCAGAACACCATCATTTTCGCCACCACAATCCGGCTCTACAAGATTTTTATCCATCAGCCGGAGGAGGATTAGACTTTGGCCCCAGCAGCAGCCATCGCGGCGGAGGAGGTGGCCTAAACATCTCCTCGGATGAGCCTTCGAGATCGGCGTTTGTAATGATGAGGAGTAGTGGTGGGGGAATTAGCTGTCAGGACTGCGGAAATCAAGCTAAGAAAGATTGTGCACACATGAGATGTAGGACTTGTTGCAAGAGCCGCGGGTTTCAGTGCTCAACCCATGTCAAAAGCACTTGGGTTCCAGCTGCCAAAAGAAGGGAAAGGCAGCAGCAACTTGCTTCTTTgcagcagcagcaacagcagcagcaagaacaagctcaagaaaaccaaaACCAGCAGCAGCAACAATTGCAACTTCATCATGGTCATAGCCATAGAGGGGAGAATTCCAAAAGGCAGAGAGAGAATCGAGCTTCTTCTTCACTCGTCTGTACTCGCTTACCCTCCAATTCTTCAG GGTTCGAAGTGGGACATTTTCCGGCAGAAGTAAGCACTTCGGCGGTTTTTCGGTGCGTACGAGTGAGCTCCATTGATGAAAATGAGGATCAGTTCGCGTATCAGACGGCTGTAAACGTTGGAGGACATGTTTTCAAGGGAATTTTGTATGATCAAGGCCTCGAGAGTCAGTACATGACTACTGAGAGTTCGTCTGGTGGCGGAAGCGGCAGCACTACGGGAGTACAACAGCTTAATCTCATTACTGGTACAGCTGCCACTGCAACCTCCACCGGTACGACTACCGTCagtggtggaggaggaggaggaggaggaggaggagctgCGGGTTCGCCATTTCTGGACCCGTCAATGTATCCAGCTCCACTGAATTCTTACATGGCTGGTACGCAATTCTTCCCACCTCCAAGGTCCTGA